In Alteromonas sp. RKMC-009, the genomic stretch GAAACCAGAGCTATGGAAATGATTGCGCGGCAGACGGCCGGCGACAATATGACACTAGGCAACTGGGGCATAGCGAATCCGGGAGAATTTTCCGAAGGACTGCTTCAACCTCTCGATGTAGCCGGTCTGTTTGATGACTTTGACACCGGGCAAAGTCAGGGAATGGGTTTTGTCGCTGATCCTGTAGCCTTAGCCCGTGAGGGGTTAGAACTCTACCCTTCAGATGCTAATTATTTCGGTGTCAGCAATATTTTCTCAACCAACGATGTGGTTAAAGAAGACACTATGGCCGCATATTTTCAGGTTGCACTGAGCGGCGAACTTGGCAATATGCCAGTTAACTTTTTGGCCGGAGTCCGTTACGAAAAAACCGACGTCACTTCAACATCTCTTGTCACGCCACCCAGTTATCTGATTTGGGAAAACAACAACGACTTCAGTCTCTATACCGATCCTGATACAGATACAATTCCGCTGTCTGTGGACGCTGATTATGATCACGTGCTCCCCAGCTTTGACTTCGATGTTATGCTAACAGATGAGGTGAAAGCCAGATTCTCTTATAGCAAAACTATCGCCAGAGCAGGTTATGGTGATTTGCGGGTATCGCCCAGCGGTTTCGGTACATCAGGCTCGACACTTAACGGCACCAGACCCACGGCCAGTTCATCTAACCCTGCACTACTCCCTCTTGAGTCAGATAACTTTGATGTTTCAGCGGAGTGGTATTTTGAGGAAAACAGTTACGCTTCAATAGGCTTCTTCGAAAAACGTGTGGCTAACTTTATCGGGACAGGCCAGGAAGATCGCACATTTTTTGATATCCTCGACCAGACTAACGGACCGCGGGCACTGGCGGCTGCGGAAGCGCTCAGAGACCGCGGTTATGCAGTGGATGATACCTCACTTTTCGCCATGATGGTTCTGCTCGAACATCCCGAAGCATTCCCCAACGGCGCAGATGACTACACCGGTTCATCAGAACAGTTATTACAACTGGGGGAAACACCGGGATGGGATATCGTGCCTGAAGAAGGCGATCCTGAAATGGTGTTCAGAACCAGCCTGCCTCAAAATAACCGTGAAGCCAAACTTTACGGAGCAGAACTCGCTGTTCAACACTTCTTCGGAGAGTCCGGCTTCGGTTTCCAGGCGAACTATACCCTCGTTCGGGGCGACATCGGATTTGATAACAACGGAAGCCCGGATGTGTCACAGTTTGCTCTTGCCGGCCTGAGTGACACTGCCAACTTTGTTTTCATTTACGACAAAGACGGTCTGACAGCGCGGGTGGCTTATAACTGGCGTGATGAATATCTGAACCGCATAAACTATCGCGGCTCAAATAATCCCACTTACGTTGAAAGTTATGCGCAGATAGATGCTAACGTGAGTTACGCCATTAATGAACAACTCACAGTGTTTGTTGAAGGTATTAATATTACCGGAGAGAACCGTCGCGAGCATGGGCGTACTGAAAACCAGTTGTGGTATCTGGAAGATCTGGGAGCCCGCTACCAGCTAGGCGCCCGTTATAACTTCTGACAATAATAGCTAGCCGCGGCCGGAAGAGACGCCGGTTGCGGCTGTATATCTGAATAAATGGAAGTCCTGTGGCAAAACTACAATTACTCAATAACCTTAGCCATAAAGATTTACGGGTTTTTACCCGTTACGGGGCGCAATATGGCGATAACGTTGGCTCCGTACTTACTTTTCCTGTCGAGTATGACGATCTGCACAAAGAATACCCTGTTTTACTGCGCAGACATCCCACACACGGTCTGCAATCAGTAGCATTACTCGGTTTTTCTGCACAGGAAAATCTTTTTCTGAATGAACTCTACCCTTCACCACCGTCAGCAGGCAGTTGGATGGCCCGCTATGTGCCGGCAATGATTGCAAAAGGCCCGTTTATGATTGGATATCAGCAACAGGATGGTCAATCTGAACCGGTTATACATGTTGATATGGACCATCCCAGAATCTCACATGATGCTGGCGAAGGCACTGCTGTATTCTTACCCAAGGGTGGCCAGAGTGGTTATTTGCAAAAAATAGCTTCAACACTTCAGCGGCTGGATACTGGTCAAAAAGAAGCGGATTTATTCTACCGGGAAATGGAACACCTGAATCTACTTGTGCCCGTTAACTTTACTCTTACATTGAATTCAGGAGAGAAAATCTCCGTTGAGGGACATGAGACTATTTGCAGTGAAACCTTCGCCTCTTTACCTTCACATACACTGTCAGAACTGCACCGGAAAGGCTGGTTGAATTATATAATTTTTCTTCAGTCCTCGCTGGCAAATATGAATTGGCTCATTGAAATGAAAAATGCAATGGAGATTGTCAGGACGTGAACGAGCGACAGTGGCTTCCTGTCGAGGAGACAGCGCATTTAACCCCGACGTCAATCCCATCAGACCTGATTTTAAGACATAAACCACTGGTTATGCGTGGTTTAGTTCAGTCATGGCCCGCAGTGAAGGATTCCGGCAATGTGCCCCGTCTGATAAACAGAATCAAGCAGGCATATAATGGCAGGCCGGCAATGATATACCAGGCTCCGCCCGGCGTTTCCGGCCGGTTCGCCTACGGCCCTGATTTGACGCACTTAAACTACGAAAGTGTATACGGCAGCGTATCAACTATGCTTGATGAAATTACAGAAACGTTGAACGAGGCTAATCCACCTTCCCGCTATGTTGCTTCGAACCAGCTTCAAACCCACTTTCCCGGACTGTTATGTGAACATTCACTAAGGTTACCACCGGCAATTACCCACCCGGAAGCTGCTCCGCCCTTAGCAAGTATCTGGATGGGGAATCATTCCATCGCCTGCGCCCATTTCGACGCGCTGGAAAATATTGCCTGTTGTGTAGCCGGAGAAAGGCGCTTTAATCTTTTCCCCCCTGAGCAGATTAAGCATCTTTATCCCGGTCCGCTTCACATTACCCCCGGGGGACAGCCTGTGACGCTGGTAGATATACACAATCCCGATTTACAAAAATTTCCTGAGTTTGCCCGCGCGCGGGAACATGGCTATGAAGTTACTCTAAAGCCCGGCGATGCTATCTATATCCCGTCCATGTGGTGGCATCAGGTAGAAGGTCTGCATGCTTTCAACATCATGATCAACTACTGGTGGAGTGTGGCACCGGACTACCTTGCTGGAGGCATGGGCGCTCTGCTGCACAGTATACTGGCCATCAGAGATAAACCGGTTCACGAAAAAAAGGCCTGGAAAGCCATATTCGATTATTACATTTTCTCTGCCAGTGAGAGTAATACGGACCATATTCCCGAAGAGGCAAAAGGTCCGCTCGCTACACTGGATGAGAATACAGCAAGGCAACTCAGAGCCATATTAATACGACAGTTAAATCAATAGGTTTCGCCAATGGATTCAAACACCCAATCAGAGAAAACCCGCGTTGTCATTGCCGGTGGTGGTACTGCAGGCTGGTTGACTGCCGCTGCACTTGCAAAAAAACTGGGGCCGTTAGTGGACATAACACTGGTTGAATCTTCTGATATTTCGACTATTGGGGTTGGTGAGGCGACTATCCCCCCTCTTCGCGTTTTTCACCAGTTGCTGGGAATTAATGAAGCTGAATTTATGCGGGCGACCTCCGCGACCTTTAAACTGGGCATTCAGTTCACTGATTTCGGCGATAAACAAACTGAGTATATTCACTCTTTCGGGCAAACCGGGCAATCAGGCTGGCTGGCTGAATTTTTCCATTTCTGGAGAGAGGCTCACGAACGAGGCATACCCGGAGAATACGGAGAATACTGTCTGGAGCTGGAAGCGGCCAAAGCTAATAAATTCTTCACCTCAACGCAAAATTCTCCTCTCAACTACGCCTATCATCTTGATGCCGGAGCTTACGCTGCCTATTTAAAAAAATTAGCCGTTAACTCTGGCATCACTCATATTGTTGATAACATTGACGCAGTCAACTGTGCCCCATCTGGTGATATTTATGCGCTTTTACTCCGGCAGCATGGATTGTTAACGGGTGATCTCTTTATTGACTGTACAGGGTTTAAAGCGCTGCTGATTGGTGAAGCCCTTAACACCGGATATGAAGACTGGTCTCACTGGCTTTTCTGTAACCGGGCTCTGGCCGTACAAACTGAATTGGCCCCGCCATTAAAGCCCTATACAGTAGCTTCTGCTCATGAAGCAGGGTGGCGCTGGGAAATACCTTTACAACACAGAATGGGCAACGGATTCGTTTACAGCAGTCAATTCCTCACAGATGAACAGGCCGAATTGCAATTTCAGAAGACGCTGAATTCTGCCCCACTGCAAACAATTCGTCGCATAGAATTTAAAACTGGCAGACGTGACCATGCCTGGCAAAACAATTGTGTTGCTATCGGGCTTTCTGCGGGTTTCGTTGAGCCCATGGAGTCTACCAGTATTCATTTAATAGTAACGGGTATAACGCGGCTTATGCAGCTGTTTCCATACAGGGGAGATGCCACCCGCCTGCGTAATGAATATAACAACCAAACGCGGGCCGAAATAGAGAAGATACGTGATTTCATTATATTGCATTATCATGTAACTGAACGGGACGATTCTGAATTCTGGAAAATGTGTAAAAAAATGAACATTCCGGACAGTCTGGCTGAACGTATTGAATTATTTAAAGAACATGGTCATGCTTTTCAGAAAAACGGTGAGTTGTTTCGCGTTGATTCCTGGACTCAGGTAATGCTCGGACAAGGAATTTTGCCGGGCTCCTGGCATCCCGCAGCAAAAATGATGAGTAGCGGGCAACTTAGCGCAGCTATGGAAAAAGGCAAACAGGAAATTAAACAACGGGTAGCTCAGTTACCCGGGCACGAGGCATTTGTCAGTCAGTATTGTGCTTCAGTGAAGCATTAGAGCGCTTACATTCACAGTGACATTCGCAAATACAAAAAAAGCACCTAAGGTGCTTTTTTTACTATTACTTTGTAAGCCAGCTTTGGTTGGCCATTCCGGTCAAATAGTAACGGATAATCGACCCGTCCACGGACAGGCCAGTTATTTCGCCAGGATTCATCATCAGACGTTCCCCAAAGCGTTACCCTGTCAATATGCGCAGCATATTTCACAAACAATGAGAAAAGACCTTCATAGACATCAGCTAATCTCTTCTGCTCTGACTCTGGCAATCCGTTTCTGTAAGGGTCGTACAATGGATCAGCCACATACCGTTGATTTACGTCTGCACCATCAAAAGATTCCTCCGGGACGGGTAACACTGACACGTCCAGTTCTGTCAGAGAAACCTTAGTTCCCGCACTGATAAGAGTCTTGATGCTCTCTTCAACAGCGCTCAGCTCCGGATAAAATAATGAGTAGTGGCCCTGCATCCCCACTGCGGAAATATCGATTCCGGCGTCGGTGAGCTGGTGTACCAGCCTGACTGCACCAGCCACTTTTTCGGGCTTGTATAAATTAAAATCGTTATAGTACAACTGAGCATCAGGATCTGCTTCCCTGGCAAAACGAAAAGCCTGAATCAGGTAGTCATCGCCAATAATTCTTCTCCAGGGAGTATCACGTAAACTTCCATCGTCGTTTAAAGCCTCATTCACCACATCCCATCCCAGTACTCTCCCTTTATAGCGACCTGCAACGGTATAAATGTGTTCTTTCATGCGCTCCAGTAAGTGCTTTCTGCTGATCTCAGCGCCTTTTTCATCTTTAAAAACCCACTCTGGTGTTTGCTGATGCCAGATCAACGTATGGCCAATGACTGAAGCTCCGCATCTGTCTGCCAGCTCGAACAGCTTATCTGCCAGGCTGAAATCGAATTCCCCGTCACGGGGCTGCAAGGACTGCCACTTCATAGCATTTTCTGCAGTGAAGGCATTGAATTCCTTACAAACCGGTGTATCTGTAGCGGGTAACGCTTTACTCAAAGTATCGTTACTGATGGCTGTGCCTGTGAGAAATTGATCATGGTAGGCTTCAGCCAGTTCTTGTGCACAAACTGACGGACTCGCGGTAATCACTCCGCATAACATTACCAATATGACTTTCGCTTTTTCCAAAATGTTGTCCGCCTTAATTGATGTTGATACTTGCCTGCGCGATGCGTGTTCCATCGACATAGCCCGGCTGACCATCACCGGCGAATATATTTAATTTTCCCTTATAAGCGACCCTGCTACCTTTATCGTTTATGTATGTCAGCTCTGAGGCTGGTACGGTTAATGATACGGATGCTTTGGTCTGATTTTCCAAAAATGTGCGGGTGAATCCTTTTAAGCTTATACGTGGCGTACCTGCAGGCGCATCCGGCATCTGCACATACAACTGTGTCACCTGCTCTGCATCGTACGGCCCCATATTTTGCAGACTAACTGTAATTTCCAGATCACTTCCGGAATTCAAATTCGCAGGGGTTTTCAAGTCACTGTATTGGATTTCACTATAGCCCAGTCCATGCCCGAACGGGTATAAGACCTCGCCTTCGAAGTAGCGATAGGTACGGTTAGCCATTGAATAATCATCAAACTCTGCAAAACCATCTAGATTTTTATAGAAGGTCACCGGTAATCTGCCTGACGGATTTACTTCACCCCACAAAATTTTGGCAAGCGCTGTACCAGCAGCTTCACCCGGATAAAATGCCTGGATAATCGCATCAGCGTGTTCATCTTCCCAGTTTAAGGCCATCGCACTGCCACTAAAATTAACGACCACTACCGGCTTTCCGATTTTATGTAGAGCTTTAATTAACGCCTGCTGCTCCGCCGGCAAATCAATGCGTGAGCGATCGCCATAGTTGAAGCCGTCCAGCTTAACCGGCATCTCTTCGCCTTCAATACGGGGAGATATACCTACCGCCATCACAATTACATCTGCCTGTTGAGCAACGCTTTCAGACTCAGCCAACAAATCGGTGGAAACGTTCACCCAGCGCATTTGCCAGTCGCGTAAATGACTATAAGCCGTATTCGCTATAGTGTTCACAGAAAATATATGCCGGATTTCCAGGTCGTAAGACACGCCCGCCTCCAGTTCAACACTTCCGTTTATACGGCGTCCTTCGATGGATATCTCACCGGCGCCGTCAAAGCGATATTCTCCGGATTTCTCCGGGATCAGAACTGCTTTCAACACCATGCCATAGTCTTCAGCTATTTTGTTGGTCACAGGAGAATGGGTTTTGCGAAACGAGAGAGAGTCTAATACTTCACTACTAACGGGCCCGCCGGACATTTCGACAGGGAAATGCGGACGGGAAAAGTCAGACATTTTACCCTGAGTAACTTCGAAATATTCAGCTTGAGCACCGGGTACTAATCGTCCATCTTTGTCGTTATGATATAAAACAGTGTTATCCAGAACCTGCCAGTGCCCGTATACGTCAGCAATTAATGCGCTGCCCGCTGAAAAGGCCACATTGTCCACGCCGGCATAATTTCTGATCCCCTCCAGAGCAGTCACCGGGTTTACCGGTAATCCGTTATAGTTCCCCACCAATACATCAGGATTGTCTGCATTAGGGCCAATAACTGCGACTTTAAGTCCCTTTTTCAGAGGCAGAATCCCGTTGTTTTTGAGCATTACCAGAGATTTCTCAGCAGCTTGTAAGGCTTTTGAAAGATGAGACTCGGAACCAACAGATTCAGAAGGTATTGATGCAAAGGGCACATCTTCATCGGGATCAAACATGCCGAGTTTAAAGCGGGTTTTAAATAGCCTGCTTACCGCCTGGTCTATTAACGACTCATCAATAAAACCTTTCTGTACCGCAAAGATGAGGTTAGCAAAACTGCTTAACCGGCCAGTGCCGCAATTCAAATCGGTTCCGCTGGTTACTGCCCAGGCAGCTGCAGCTGCAGGAGATGCAGTGACGTTGTGTGCCTTAGGATCGTAAAAATCAGCTATAGCACCGCAGTCTGACATTACATGACCATCGAATCCGTATTTACCTCTCAGAATTTCTTTCAGAAGCATATCGGAACCACAAGCAGGCGCATCATTTACACGATTGTAAGCGCACATAACTGCTTCTACATTTGCTTCTGTAACAGCCTTTTCAAAAGCTGGCAGGTAAGTCTCGTAAAGGTCTTTATCTGAAACAACATAATTGTCAGAATGGCGGGAAATCTCAGGGCCGTTGTGAACAGCAAAGTGTTTAGCTGTTGCTGCAGTTTTTAAATACTTATCATCATTGCCTTGCAGACCGGTGATAAAAGAAACCCCAAGTTCTCCTGTAAGATAGGGATCTTCGCCGTAGGTCTCCTGACCTCTACCCCACCGCGGATCGCGAAAAATATTTATATTCGGGGACCAGTAAGTCAGACCGGTGTAACGGTAACTAAGTCCGTCCTGTTTAAATTCGTGGTGCTTCGCTCTACCTTCGTCGGAAATCACCGTAGCGACCTGATTCAAAAACGCCCTGTCCCACATCGCCGCCAACCCGATTGCCTGTGGAAACACTGTCGCTTCTCCGGCTCTGGCAACACCATGTAACGCTTCATTCCAATAGTCATACGCCGGTACTCCCAGCCGCGTGATGGCGGGGGCATCGTTGTACATCTGTGCAACTTTTTCCTCCAGCGTCATACTTTCTACCAGTGCATTAACCCGGCTATCAAGTGGAAGTGCCGTATTCAGATAATCCGGCTGATTGTGACCCGTTGACTCAGCACGCACAACTTGCTGAGAGTGAACTTTAGTGCAGGATGCCAATGTTAAGGCAAGGGGAATTATTGCCAGTGCAAATCGCTTTTTAAAAGAACTGACAGCAGGTTTGACGTCTTCCATGTAACTCATGATTATCTCACATTTGTAAACAATGAGAACACGATACCCCAACACTATTCGTGAACAAGCGGGCCACTTCAAAACGTAAATAAGATGTAAAAAAACGCCATCAGAACACAAATAAAATTGAGATGAAGTCCCGCTGAAGGATTTCTACCAGTTCCACAACGTGCCATCCTCCAAACGATTCACAGGCAGCATTGCCCGCTTATAGGGATATTTTTTCGCAAGCGATTCATCAATATCCACACCATGACCCGCTGACTCTCCGGGAGTGAAAAAACCCCTTTCAAATTTATAATCGAAAGAGAATACTGACTCCATCTCTCGCGTATATGGCATATGCTCCTGAATACCAAAATTTGGTACCCAGTAATCAAAATGCATTGCCGCGCCCATACACACAGGCGACAAATCCGTTGCCCCATGAAACCCTGTTTTAACGTGATACAGACTCGCAAAGTCGGCTAATCTTCGCATTTGAGTAATGCCACCCGCATGCACCAGCGTCGAACGGATATAATCGATATATTGCTCTTGTATTAAAGAGCGGCAATCGTGAATAGAATTAAATACCTCTCCTACTGCCAGAGGTGTAGTCGTATGTTCACGAATTAAGCGAAAGCTCTCCTGATTTTCTGCAACAACGGCATCTTCCATCCAGAACAGATGGTACGGTTCCAGTTCCTTACCAAGCCGCGCCGCTTCAATAGGCGTTAAGCGGTGATGTACATCATGTAACAAGTGAATGTCGTCACCATACTGGCTGCGGACGGCGTCGAAAAGTTTAGGCATAAAGTTCAGATACTTATGCGTACTCCATACACTTTCTGATGGAAGGTCAGCGTCTGCCGGTTCATATTTTCTGCCATCTTTGGCAACACCGTAAGTACTTGCCAGACCCGGGATCCCTGACTGCACCCGTACTGCCTGATACCCTGCGTCAATGGCTTTACCAACGGCATCCAGGGTCGACTCGATACATACGCCGTCAGCATGGGTATAAGTCATGATCCTGTCGCGACTACGCCCGCCCAATAATTGATAGAGAGGCAGGTTGGCTATTTTTGCCTTAATGTCCCATAACGCAATGTCGACGGCAGCAAGGGCAGTCATTCCCACGGGGCCACGCCGCCAGTAAGCGCCGCGATACAAAAACTGCCAGATATCTTCTATACGTTGCGGATCTTTTCCGATAAGAACAGGAATAATATGATCTTCAAGATAGCTGACTACGGACAATTCTCTACCGTTAAGTGTTGCGTCTCCGACGCCATACACCCCCTCATCAGTCATCACTTTCAACGTTACAAAATTGCGGCCGGGCGAACACACAATGACCTTAGCGTCGATAATTTTCATCGACTGACTCCTTAAAAAAATAATATACAGTGAACATTATTGAGACCATGTCAGCCCTGACCCGGAGCATGGGGAAAAGATCTTGCTTTCAGTTCGGCAAGTGAGTGTTTTGGTGTAAACCACTTTGCCGGTATGGGACGCTCAGAAAATTGTTGAAAATACAGCACACACGCATCACGCCACCAAATTGCTTCTTTCTCCTGAATATCCAGCGCCATCTGTACCTGACGGAATTGCAGAGGGTCAATCTGTCCTTCTAAATCATCCCATTTAGCGGCCATTTCACTAACTTGTTCTGCGCCCTGAAAATAGCGGTAAACCAACTCATCCCACAATGGACGGCCGCTGGATTCAACCTCAAAATCCCAGGGCAAGTGGTGAAACCAGAGCAGGTATTTTTCGGGTGTACTTTGGGGATTTGACCACAGCTCCTTTAAAGGAGAAAAATATTGTTCTGTGGCATTCACGCCTTCGGGTGTACGGTCAAACCCGATACCGTCTTTCGCCGCACGATGATAGTAAGTCGAATTCCAGTCATCCCGTCCGAGACTATCAACCCAGGGACCTGGTCCGTAATGGTGGCCAGCTCCCATGATGTGATGTAAGCCTAACGGTGTCATGACATCTACCACGGTTTGATGGCTGGTCATCATCATATTCGTGATAGCTGCCACTGCGCTCTTTTCATTGCTGAGTGTCATACGCACCCAATCTTCTGCGACCTCTGACGCTTTGCTTTCAGGATCCCAGGCCATGCGACCAAACACATACCAGTTCGACTGCAGTATGATATGCCCTGTCCAGTTGCGGTCAGTGCCGATATTCGACACGCCCGCCATGCCGCTAATC encodes the following:
- a CDS encoding TonB-dependent receptor produces the protein MNKQHTFRQSIVNKAVSVILGTVVILPATAQTEDPVEVIEVTGLRSSLAEAASIKRNSVGVVDAISAEDIGKFPDTNLAESLQRITGVSISRTNGEGNEITVRGFGGGNNMITLNGRMMPAAQTYGGGSGADGTTRGGSTRAFDFANLASEGIRGVEVYKTSKANIATGGIGATVNIKTARPLDAPGFRSTIGAKAVHDTTNRAGDDVTPELSGLISWTDDDAKFGVSLTGSVQERHSGYVGATVNDWNIGTWGDPNDPDTLFNNSGDIYENAPEVGQLYARPNDLRYAFSDTERTRTNAQLTLQYAASDNLVATLDYLYAENDIQEHRGEIGNWVQNGSNVTAVVFDDGPIATPIYIAESYPGTVDEGYEQQWREQTNTLNSVGINLEYFASDNLLLSLDAHNSKMESLPTGPSDNAASGEIAVGIGSPTVTSREWWFDTELPTYRNVYDDSARGNGNGVVDAGDVGSSILRFRHASQETEISQLKLDGKWMFDSGEFDFGVETRAMEMIARQTAGDNMTLGNWGIANPGEFSEGLLQPLDVAGLFDDFDTGQSQGMGFVADPVALAREGLELYPSDANYFGVSNIFSTNDVVKEDTMAAYFQVALSGELGNMPVNFLAGVRYEKTDVTSTSLVTPPSYLIWENNNDFSLYTDPDTDTIPLSVDADYDHVLPSFDFDVMLTDEVKARFSYSKTIARAGYGDLRVSPSGFGTSGSTLNGTRPTASSSNPALLPLESDNFDVSAEWYFEENSYASIGFFEKRVANFIGTGQEDRTFFDILDQTNGPRALAAAEALRDRGYAVDDTSLFAMMVLLEHPEAFPNGADDYTGSSEQLLQLGETPGWDIVPEEGDPEMVFRTSLPQNNREAKLYGAELAVQHFFGESGFGFQANYTLVRGDIGFDNNGSPDVSQFALAGLSDTANFVFIYDKDGLTARVAYNWRDEYLNRINYRGSNNPTYVESYAQIDANVSYAINEQLTVFVEGINITGENRREHGRTENQLWYLEDLGARYQLGARYNF
- a CDS encoding SapC family protein; amino-acid sequence: MAKLQLLNNLSHKDLRVFTRYGAQYGDNVGSVLTFPVEYDDLHKEYPVLLRRHPTHGLQSVALLGFSAQENLFLNELYPSPPSAGSWMARYVPAMIAKGPFMIGYQQQDGQSEPVIHVDMDHPRISHDAGEGTAVFLPKGGQSGYLQKIASTLQRLDTGQKEADLFYREMEHLNLLVPVNFTLTLNSGEKISVEGHETICSETFASLPSHTLSELHRKGWLNYIIFLQSSLANMNWLIEMKNAMEIVRT
- a CDS encoding cupin-like domain-containing protein is translated as MNERQWLPVEETAHLTPTSIPSDLILRHKPLVMRGLVQSWPAVKDSGNVPRLINRIKQAYNGRPAMIYQAPPGVSGRFAYGPDLTHLNYESVYGSVSTMLDEITETLNEANPPSRYVASNQLQTHFPGLLCEHSLRLPPAITHPEAAPPLASIWMGNHSIACAHFDALENIACCVAGERRFNLFPPEQIKHLYPGPLHITPGGQPVTLVDIHNPDLQKFPEFARAREHGYEVTLKPGDAIYIPSMWWHQVEGLHAFNIMINYWWSVAPDYLAGGMGALLHSILAIRDKPVHEKKAWKAIFDYYIFSASESNTDHIPEEAKGPLATLDENTARQLRAILIRQLNQ
- a CDS encoding tryptophan halogenase family protein; its protein translation is MDSNTQSEKTRVVIAGGGTAGWLTAAALAKKLGPLVDITLVESSDISTIGVGEATIPPLRVFHQLLGINEAEFMRATSATFKLGIQFTDFGDKQTEYIHSFGQTGQSGWLAEFFHFWREAHERGIPGEYGEYCLELEAAKANKFFTSTQNSPLNYAYHLDAGAYAAYLKKLAVNSGITHIVDNIDAVNCAPSGDIYALLLRQHGLLTGDLFIDCTGFKALLIGEALNTGYEDWSHWLFCNRALAVQTELAPPLKPYTVASAHEAGWRWEIPLQHRMGNGFVYSSQFLTDEQAELQFQKTLNSAPLQTIRRIEFKTGRRDHAWQNNCVAIGLSAGFVEPMESTSIHLIVTGITRLMQLFPYRGDATRLRNEYNNQTRAEIEKIRDFIILHYHVTERDDSEFWKMCKKMNIPDSLAERIELFKEHGHAFQKNGELFRVDSWTQVMLGQGILPGSWHPAAKMMSSGQLSAAMEKGKQEIKQRVAQLPGHEAFVSQYCASVKH
- a CDS encoding endo-1,4-beta-xylanase; translation: MEKAKVILVMLCGVITASPSVCAQELAEAYHDQFLTGTAISNDTLSKALPATDTPVCKEFNAFTAENAMKWQSLQPRDGEFDFSLADKLFELADRCGASVIGHTLIWHQQTPEWVFKDEKGAEISRKHLLERMKEHIYTVAGRYKGRVLGWDVVNEALNDDGSLRDTPWRRIIGDDYLIQAFRFAREADPDAQLYYNDFNLYKPEKVAGAVRLVHQLTDAGIDISAVGMQGHYSLFYPELSAVEESIKTLISAGTKVSLTELDVSVLPVPEESFDGADVNQRYVADPLYDPYRNGLPESEQKRLADVYEGLFSLFVKYAAHIDRVTLWGTSDDESWRNNWPVRGRVDYPLLFDRNGQPKLAYKVIVKKAP
- a CDS encoding glycoside hydrolase family 3 C-terminal domain-containing protein, with translation MSYMEDVKPAVSSFKKRFALAIIPLALTLASCTKVHSQQVVRAESTGHNQPDYLNTALPLDSRVNALVESMTLEEKVAQMYNDAPAITRLGVPAYDYWNEALHGVARAGEATVFPQAIGLAAMWDRAFLNQVATVISDEGRAKHHEFKQDGLSYRYTGLTYWSPNINIFRDPRWGRGQETYGEDPYLTGELGVSFITGLQGNDDKYLKTAATAKHFAVHNGPEISRHSDNYVVSDKDLYETYLPAFEKAVTEANVEAVMCAYNRVNDAPACGSDMLLKEILRGKYGFDGHVMSDCGAIADFYDPKAHNVTASPAAAAAWAVTSGTDLNCGTGRLSSFANLIFAVQKGFIDESLIDQAVSRLFKTRFKLGMFDPDEDVPFASIPSESVGSESHLSKALQAAEKSLVMLKNNGILPLKKGLKVAVIGPNADNPDVLVGNYNGLPVNPVTALEGIRNYAGVDNVAFSAGSALIADVYGHWQVLDNTVLYHNDKDGRLVPGAQAEYFEVTQGKMSDFSRPHFPVEMSGGPVSSEVLDSLSFRKTHSPVTNKIAEDYGMVLKAVLIPEKSGEYRFDGAGEISIEGRRINGSVELEAGVSYDLEIRHIFSVNTIANTAYSHLRDWQMRWVNVSTDLLAESESVAQQADVIVMAVGISPRIEGEEMPVKLDGFNYGDRSRIDLPAEQQALIKALHKIGKPVVVVNFSGSAMALNWEDEHADAIIQAFYPGEAAGTALAKILWGEVNPSGRLPVTFYKNLDGFAEFDDYSMANRTYRYFEGEVLYPFGHGLGYSEIQYSDLKTPANLNSGSDLEITVSLQNMGPYDAEQVTQLYVQMPDAPAGTPRISLKGFTRTFLENQTKASVSLTVPASELTYINDKGSRVAYKGKLNIFAGDGQPGYVDGTRIAQASININ
- the manD gene encoding D-mannonate dehydratase ManD — translated: MKIIDAKVIVCSPGRNFVTLKVMTDEGVYGVGDATLNGRELSVVSYLEDHIIPVLIGKDPQRIEDIWQFLYRGAYWRRGPVGMTALAAVDIALWDIKAKIANLPLYQLLGGRSRDRIMTYTHADGVCIESTLDAVGKAIDAGYQAVRVQSGIPGLASTYGVAKDGRKYEPADADLPSESVWSTHKYLNFMPKLFDAVRSQYGDDIHLLHDVHHRLTPIEAARLGKELEPYHLFWMEDAVVAENQESFRLIREHTTTPLAVGEVFNSIHDCRSLIQEQYIDYIRSTLVHAGGITQMRRLADFASLYHVKTGFHGATDLSPVCMGAAMHFDYWVPNFGIQEHMPYTREMESVFSFDYKFERGFFTPGESAGHGVDIDESLAKKYPYKRAMLPVNRLEDGTLWNW